The following proteins come from a genomic window of Oncorhynchus mykiss isolate Arlee chromosome 19, USDA_OmykA_1.1, whole genome shotgun sequence:
- the LOC110498176 gene encoding mitochondrial basic amino acids transporter isoform X3 yields MTGLYKGIGSPMMGLTFINAIVFGVQGNAMRRLGHDTPLNQFLAGASAGALQSVICCPMELAKTRMQLQGLGERKSKQKLYKNSLDCLVRIYRKEGFRGINRGMVTTLVRETPGFGIYFLTYDVLTRSLGCEPDDPYMILKLLFAGGMSGITSWLSTYPVDVIKSRLQADGVGGHNKYNGIADCVRQSLKREGWRVFTHGLTSTLLRAFPVNATTFATVTLFLMYMRDDEGAVNDCEPQPAHSSLTVSPQQAQPSSL; encoded by the coding sequence ATGACGGGTCTGTACAAAGGCATTGGCTCCCCCATGATGGGTCTGACCTTCATCAACGCCATCGTGTTCGGTGTCCAGGGCAACGCCATGCGCAGGCTGGGCCACGACACGCCGCTCAACCAGTTCCTGGCCGGGGCGTCGGCGGGCGCGTTGCAGAGCGTCATTTGCTGCCCCATGGAGCTGGCCAAGACGCGCATGCAGCTGCAGGGGTTGGGTGAGAGGAAGTCCAAGCAGAAGCTGTACAAGAACTCTCTGGACTGCCTGGTGCGCATCTACCGGAAGGAGGGCTTCCGCGGTATCAACCGGGGTATGGTGACCACGCTAGTCCGCGAGACACCGGGTTTCGGGATCTACTTCCTGACCTACGATGTACTGACACGCTCTCTGGGCTGCGAACCCGATGACCCCTACATGATCCTCAAGTTGCTGTTTGCCGGAGGCATGTCGGGCATCACCTCGTGGCTCTCCACCTACCCTGTGGACGTCATAAAGTCCCGGCTCCAGGCGGACGGCGTGGGCGGCCACAACAAGTACAATGGCATCGCTGACTGTGTGCGTCAGAGCCTGAAGCGCGAGGGCTGGCGGGTGTTCACGCACGGCCTCACCTCCACGCTGCTCCGGGCGTTCCCCGTCAACGCCACAACCTTCGCCACCGTGACTCTGTTTCTCATGTACATGCGAGACGATGAGGGCGCCGTCAATGACTGCGAGCCCCAGCCTGCCCACTCCTCTCTCACTGTGAGCCCACAGCAGGCCCAGCCCTCAAGCTTGTGA
- the LOC110498176 gene encoding mitochondrial basic amino acids transporter isoform X1, translating to MDFTLDFAAGCIGGAAGVLVGHPFDTVKVRLQVQSVDRPLYRGTYHCFQSIVRQESMTGLYKGIGSPMMGLTFINAIVFGVQGNAMRRLGHDTPLNQFLAGASAGALQSVICCPMELAKTRMQLQGLGERKSKQKLYKNSLDCLVRIYRKEGFRGINRGMVTTLVRETPGFGIYFLTYDVLTRSLGCEPDDPYMILKLLFAGGMSGITSWLSTYPVDVIKSRLQADGVGGHNKYNGIADCVRQSLKREGWRVFTHGLTSTLLRAFPVNATTFATVTLFLMYMRDDEGAVNDCEPQPAHSSLTVSPQQAQPSSL from the exons GTACGACTCCAAGTTCAGAGTGTGGACAGACCTCTGTACCGCGGCACATATCATTGCTTCCAGTCTATCGTAAGGCAAGAGTCG ATGACGGGTCTGTACAAAGGCATTGGCTCCCCCATGATGGGTCTGACCTTCATCAACGCCATCGTGTTCGGTGTCCAGGGCAACGCCATGCGCAGGCTGGGCCACGACACGCCGCTCAACCAGTTCCTGGCCGGGGCGTCGGCGGGCGCGTTGCAGAGCGTCATTTGCTGCCCCATGGAGCTGGCCAAGACGCGCATGCAGCTGCAGGGGTTGGGTGAGAGGAAGTCCAAGCAGAAGCTGTACAAGAACTCTCTGGACTGCCTGGTGCGCATCTACCGGAAGGAGGGCTTCCGCGGTATCAACCGGGGTATGGTGACCACGCTAGTCCGCGAGACACCGGGTTTCGGGATCTACTTCCTGACCTACGATGTACTGACACGCTCTCTGGGCTGCGAACCCGATGACCCCTACATGATCCTCAAGTTGCTGTTTGCCGGAGGCATGTCGGGCATCACCTCGTGGCTCTCCACCTACCCTGTGGACGTCATAAAGTCCCGGCTCCAGGCGGACGGCGTGGGCGGCCACAACAAGTACAATGGCATCGCTGACTGTGTGCGTCAGAGCCTGAAGCGCGAGGGCTGGCGGGTGTTCACGCACGGCCTCACCTCCACGCTGCTCCGGGCGTTCCCCGTCAACGCCACAACCTTCGCCACCGTGACTCTGTTTCTCATGTACATGCGAGACGATGAGGGCGCCGTCAATGACTGCGAGCCCCAGCCTGCCCACTCCTCTCTCACTGTGAGCCCACAGCAGGCCCAGCCCTCAAGCTTGTGA
- the LOC110498176 gene encoding mitochondrial basic amino acids transporter isoform X2, with protein MGIWERHWVRLQVQSVDRPLYRGTYHCFQSIVRQESMTGLYKGIGSPMMGLTFINAIVFGVQGNAMRRLGHDTPLNQFLAGASAGALQSVICCPMELAKTRMQLQGLGERKSKQKLYKNSLDCLVRIYRKEGFRGINRGMVTTLVRETPGFGIYFLTYDVLTRSLGCEPDDPYMILKLLFAGGMSGITSWLSTYPVDVIKSRLQADGVGGHNKYNGIADCVRQSLKREGWRVFTHGLTSTLLRAFPVNATTFATVTLFLMYMRDDEGAVNDCEPQPAHSSLTVSPQQAQPSSL; from the exons ATGGGAATTTGGGAGAGACACTGG GTACGACTCCAAGTTCAGAGTGTGGACAGACCTCTGTACCGCGGCACATATCATTGCTTCCAGTCTATCGTAAGGCAAGAGTCG ATGACGGGTCTGTACAAAGGCATTGGCTCCCCCATGATGGGTCTGACCTTCATCAACGCCATCGTGTTCGGTGTCCAGGGCAACGCCATGCGCAGGCTGGGCCACGACACGCCGCTCAACCAGTTCCTGGCCGGGGCGTCGGCGGGCGCGTTGCAGAGCGTCATTTGCTGCCCCATGGAGCTGGCCAAGACGCGCATGCAGCTGCAGGGGTTGGGTGAGAGGAAGTCCAAGCAGAAGCTGTACAAGAACTCTCTGGACTGCCTGGTGCGCATCTACCGGAAGGAGGGCTTCCGCGGTATCAACCGGGGTATGGTGACCACGCTAGTCCGCGAGACACCGGGTTTCGGGATCTACTTCCTGACCTACGATGTACTGACACGCTCTCTGGGCTGCGAACCCGATGACCCCTACATGATCCTCAAGTTGCTGTTTGCCGGAGGCATGTCGGGCATCACCTCGTGGCTCTCCACCTACCCTGTGGACGTCATAAAGTCCCGGCTCCAGGCGGACGGCGTGGGCGGCCACAACAAGTACAATGGCATCGCTGACTGTGTGCGTCAGAGCCTGAAGCGCGAGGGCTGGCGGGTGTTCACGCACGGCCTCACCTCCACGCTGCTCCGGGCGTTCCCCGTCAACGCCACAACCTTCGCCACCGTGACTCTGTTTCTCATGTACATGCGAGACGATGAGGGCGCCGTCAATGACTGCGAGCCCCAGCCTGCCCACTCCTCTCTCACTGTGAGCCCACAGCAGGCCCAGCCCTCAAGCTTGTGA